In the Nitrospirales bacterium LBB_01 genome, one interval contains:
- a CDS encoding type II toxin-antitoxin system RelE/ParE family toxin yields the protein MTYTLEFTPQGEKSFNALDRETGQRVLNKLKWFINNIDSVALVPHYGTLEGLFKLKVGDYRVIYNINTERTIITIHLVGHRKEIYR from the coding sequence GTGACATATACGCTTGAGTTTACGCCGCAAGGTGAAAAATCATTTAACGCATTAGACAGAGAAACCGGACAGAGAGTTTTAAATAAGCTTAAATGGTTTATAAACAATATAGATTCTGTAGCTCTTGTGCCGCATTACGGAACGCTTGAGGGATTATTCAAACTAAAAGTGGGAGACTATCGGGTCATTTACAATATTAACACTGAAAGGACAATCATAACGATACACTTGGTAGGACACAGAAAAGAAATATACAGATAA
- a CDS encoding CHAT domain-containing protein produces MQWTNVTLNIPDDKKKELKELGSKFTEAMEKDGTADNKIIEPLKIEMSKIINADSDVKTILKDAVTKGSHHVLRLLDNDNEILNLPWSLAVESDTNTRLGDIETLHILKTPTAINNKKSADFTPKAAPLKILIMISSPIDLSYKSRLAQEDEEYEILKAFEPLLKTGHLQIDYTDDGSIEALKSKIKANQYHILHFSGHGVFKDGKGSLHLENHYTLKGERVNEDDFAKAVNSNSGYKIPLVVLSSCQTAQGGSDAILSGVTGKLLNVETPAVVSMGMSVLDRHAILFTAALYTELSNGQSIPEAFSTALNRLKVYEQQQALKSSHATQQWMIPNLYVSRQIENIVDWDSAPAPLELTTYQYVTEGKQISMSHKAGFMFVGRRETKAKVFEPFFGKKPIFLKGQGGVGKSTMAEYMVQRAITKNPAKTVPVIITDKVRSFDDILKVIEAAMLKTSSEKMLNATISTRAIPEAILRVDSMLRMFSPDFKPVLVFDNLETFQDVSTGEFLPEYNDIYETIKHLCSEKIVQLVLTGRYVIPGLANLIEVNLNNIGFNDYWKKCQYLELFEIHHELNKKFYLDTIFDKQEAEFVDLVRFLHENLGGNFRALEFFNEIYKAKKFEIKESLKTIKDMKADLAAKVKDVRSEMALNLVFNELLKLVSFDQRRALYLLSNFRIPVQMKALTTQPENDGLINFDAALLHLGNLTLIEISTVKTSDTDVVKYYFVTPIIKDLLKEHDGSIAEEDILKKTGFPLGGGNDKEGASSSVTQSSSVIPSSTVIPAKAGIQSLKVNFSNKIAGDYYDDFVKHSGGGLTEREEAFYHYHKAGVKDKINEIGARLSRYYYNSSLYATAFHYCKAVYDLLKLESDLNVLNRMGLILQLYGDLDGALKIYLDIEKIARAEGKRNWEGTILNNIYGIYYAKGNYENALKYLTESLKITRGIGDKQGEATTLFNLAMLYDATGKPTESAQCLTEVKEINKTLKSYEISQALKRAGIEG; encoded by the coding sequence ATGCAATGGACAAACGTTACACTTAATATTCCTGACGATAAGAAAAAAGAATTAAAAGAACTCGGCTCAAAATTTACCGAGGCGATGGAAAAAGATGGAACCGCCGACAATAAAATCATTGAACCTCTGAAAATTGAAATGTCCAAAATTATCAATGCCGACTCCGATGTCAAAACCATTCTTAAAGACGCAGTTACAAAAGGCAGTCATCATGTCCTGCGGCTGCTTGATAACGACAACGAGATCCTAAACCTCCCGTGGTCGCTTGCCGTTGAATCCGATACCAACACTCGGCTTGGCGACATAGAAACCTTGCACATATTAAAAACGCCGACTGCAATAAACAACAAGAAATCCGCTGATTTTACACCGAAGGCAGCTCCGTTAAAAATCCTGATTATGATTTCCTCTCCGATTGATTTAAGTTATAAATCGCGTCTTGCTCAAGAAGACGAAGAATACGAAATACTAAAAGCCTTTGAACCGCTGCTTAAAACCGGTCATCTGCAGATTGACTACACCGATGACGGCTCCATTGAGGCTCTGAAATCAAAAATCAAAGCCAACCAATACCATATCCTCCACTTTTCCGGACACGGCGTGTTTAAAGACGGCAAGGGTTCTTTGCACTTAGAGAATCACTACACGTTAAAAGGTGAACGCGTAAATGAAGACGATTTTGCAAAAGCGGTCAACAGTAATTCCGGCTACAAAATCCCGCTTGTTGTGCTGTCCTCGTGTCAAACCGCGCAGGGCGGCTCCGATGCGATTTTAAGCGGCGTCACCGGTAAGCTCTTAAACGTTGAAACTCCGGCTGTCGTCTCTATGGGGATGTCGGTGTTAGACAGGCACGCAATATTGTTTACGGCAGCGCTCTATACGGAGCTGTCAAACGGGCAGTCTATACCGGAGGCATTTTCAACAGCATTAAATCGGCTAAAAGTTTATGAGCAGCAGCAAGCCCTCAAGAGCAGCCATGCAACACAGCAATGGATGATTCCAAATTTATACGTCTCACGGCAGATTGAAAATATCGTTGATTGGGATAGCGCACCTGCGCCTCTGGAATTAACAACGTATCAGTATGTGACCGAAGGAAAACAAATCTCGATGTCTCATAAGGCGGGCTTCATGTTTGTCGGGCGCAGAGAAACGAAGGCGAAAGTGTTTGAGCCGTTTTTTGGTAAAAAACCGATATTTTTAAAAGGTCAGGGAGGTGTCGGCAAAAGCACAATGGCTGAGTATATGGTTCAACGGGCTATAACAAAAAATCCAGCTAAAACTGTCCCGGTAATTATCACGGATAAAGTACGCTCGTTTGACGATATTTTAAAAGTGATTGAAGCTGCCATGTTAAAAACCAGCTCTGAAAAAATGCTTAATGCGACTATTTCAACAAGAGCTATACCTGAGGCAATACTTCGGGTTGATTCAATGTTAAGAATGTTCTCGCCAGACTTCAAACCCGTTTTAGTGTTTGACAATCTTGAGACGTTTCAGGATGTTTCTACCGGCGAGTTTCTACCGGAATATAATGATATTTACGAGACAATAAAACATCTGTGCAGTGAAAAAATAGTACAGTTGGTTTTAACTGGTCGGTATGTGATTCCGGGGCTTGCGAATTTAATTGAGGTCAACTTAAACAACATTGGGTTTAACGATTACTGGAAAAAGTGCCAATATCTGGAATTGTTTGAAATTCACCACGAACTAAACAAGAAATTCTATTTAGATACGATTTTTGACAAGCAAGAGGCAGAGTTTGTTGATTTGGTGCGATTTCTACATGAGAATTTGGGCGGGAATTTCCGTGCGCTTGAATTCTTTAATGAGATATATAAAGCAAAGAAGTTTGAAATTAAAGAATCGTTAAAGACGATTAAGGATATGAAAGCCGATTTAGCCGCCAAAGTTAAAGACGTTAGGTCTGAGATGGCGCTGAATCTTGTGTTTAATGAGTTATTAAAACTGGTTAGTTTTGATCAAAGGCGGGCGCTGTATCTGCTGTCTAATTTCAGGATTCCGGTGCAGATGAAGGCGCTTACAACACAGCCGGAGAATGATGGTTTAATTAACTTTGATGCTGCCCTTTTGCATCTGGGCAATCTGACACTCATTGAGATTTCAACGGTTAAGACAAGCGACACAGACGTAGTTAAATACTACTTCGTAACGCCGATAATCAAAGATTTGTTGAAAGAGCATGACGGCTCAATTGCAGAAGAGGATATATTGAAAAAGACTGGATTCCCGCTCGGGGGCGGGAATGACAAAGAGGGGGCGTCCTCTTCAGTAACACAGTCCTCTTCAGTTATTCCGTCTTCCACTGTCATTCCTGCGAAGGCAGGAATCCAGTCCCTTAAAGTCAACTTTTCCAATAAAATCGCCGGTGATTATTACGACGATTTCGTAAAGCATTCAGGCGGTGGTTTAACAGAACGTGAGGAGGCATTCTATCACTATCACAAAGCCGGAGTGAAGGATAAGATTAATGAAATCGGTGCAAGATTGTCTCGCTATTATTATAACAGCTCGTTGTATGCAACAGCGTTCCATTATTGCAAAGCCGTTTACGACTTGCTTAAGTTGGAGTCGGATTTAAATGTTTTAAACAGGATGGGTTTAATTTTGCAATTATATGGCGATCTTGACGGGGCACTAAAGATTTATTTAGATATTGAGAAAATAGCGAGGGCAGAGGGCAAAAGAAATTGGGAAGGGACAATCTTAAATAATATCTATGGGATATATTATGCCAAAGGCAATTATGAGAACGCGCTAAAGTATCTGACTGAGAGTTTAAAAATAACGAGAGGGATTGGCGATAAACAGGGGGAGGCAACTACCCTTTTTAACCTTGCGATGTTATACGATGCAACCGGCAAACCAACTGAATCGGCACAGTGCCTGACCGAGGTGAAAGAAATCAATAAGACGTTAAAGAGTTATGAAATTTCACAGGCGTTAAAGCGCGCAGGGATTGAGGGGTAG
- a CDS encoding type II toxin-antitoxin system HicB family antitoxin — translation MNYRLTAFIEKEGTGYVSLCPELDVVSQGESIESARANLKEALELFLETASTQEIQDRLHKEVYITHVEVDVAEETACSFG, via the coding sequence ATGAATTACAGGTTAACAGCGTTTATAGAGAAAGAGGGCACAGGGTATGTCTCTTTGTGCCCGGAACTTGATGTTGTTAGTCAGGGGGAGAGCATTGAGTCTGCCCGTGCTAATCTGAAAGAGGCTCTCGAATTGTTTTTAGAAACTGCCTCAACTCAGGAAATTCAAGACCGCCTGCATAAAGAAGTTTACATTACTCACGTTGAGGTTGACGTTGCCGAAGAAACTGCGTGTTCATTCGGGTAA
- a CDS encoding DUF2283 domain-containing protein: MKITYDPRYNIAYLRLHEGVGGEEKAAGVETIKMSDEINIDMAPDGTIYGIELLNANEQLNKADKGKLLVVNEATGKESEIAIF; the protein is encoded by the coding sequence ATGAAAATAACCTATGATCCGCGATATAACATTGCGTATTTACGTCTGCATGAAGGTGTAGGGGGGGAGGAAAAGGCAGCTGGTGTGGAGACTATAAAAATGAGCGATGAAATTAACATTGATATGGCGCCTGATGGTACAATTTATGGCATAGAACTATTAAATGCCAATGAACAGCTTAATAAAGCGGACAAAGGGAAACTTCTTGTGGTTAATGAGGCAACGGGAAAGGAATCCGAGATTGCTATTTTTTAG
- a CDS encoding phosphomannomutase, which yields MAYKNASECWKDIMSDVKKNAGLLSEIEKIAKENTEPTNVVFGTSGWRGEIGFDYTYNNFKIVTTAIIEMFKEQSPDVMKALGVKDFNEVKTRGVIVGHDNRFLGPDFAKIAIALLSKEGIKTYYSGETTTPEFSAAIEETGAACSINLTPSHNPAQWAGFKFNPSDGGPAGSEITKVIEKFANSMMSQKRTIPNPDNTASFETIDPIALYEKFINKRGTLNTKELKKFIDENDCLICIDHVHGSTRTRPQRLLGQSPKIKYFRTEDDYLFGGIAPEPSSENMKKVTEALRSSNAKFKLGVIMDPDGDRIRFTDGTTELPMNYFGALAFHFFYKYKGFKGVVTKSVATSNFVNAIAEKLGAGIKETMVGFKNFRPYLLSTSSERAIIAFEESDGISGYNHTLEKDSIFGFLVALEMMAKTGKNIGDYFKDVQEEFGYFYPDRSGIVVDRSLVGKPLVEKLSKIRETMQPGSKVTFGDATKTIKTVITVDGTKIVFDDDSWLLIRPSGTEPKVRFYIETRSEAEKDVMFKKAGEITKNAIAS from the coding sequence ATGGCATACAAGAACGCTTCGGAGTGCTGGAAAGACATAATGTCGGACGTAAAGAAAAATGCAGGACTTCTTTCCGAAATTGAGAAAATTGCTAAAGAAAACACAGAGCCCACAAATGTTGTCTTTGGCACATCAGGTTGGCGCGGAGAGATAGGGTTTGATTATACGTACAATAACTTTAAGATAGTCACTACGGCAATCATAGAAATGTTTAAAGAACAGTCGCCTGATGTAATGAAAGCGCTTGGAGTCAAAGATTTTAACGAGGTCAAAACAAGAGGCGTGATAGTAGGGCATGACAACCGCTTTCTGGGCCCCGACTTTGCTAAAATTGCAATAGCTCTCCTAAGCAAAGAAGGCATCAAGACATACTACTCTGGTGAAACTACAACTCCTGAGTTTTCCGCCGCAATTGAGGAAACAGGAGCTGCGTGTTCCATAAATCTGACGCCGTCTCATAATCCCGCTCAGTGGGCAGGGTTTAAATTTAACCCCTCTGACGGAGGCCCCGCAGGCAGTGAGATTACTAAAGTTATTGAAAAATTTGCTAATTCTATGATGAGTCAAAAACGTACAATCCCAAACCCTGACAACACAGCATCTTTTGAGACAATTGACCCGATAGCGCTGTATGAAAAGTTTATAAACAAGCGGGGAACTCTCAACACTAAAGAGTTAAAGAAATTTATAGACGAAAACGACTGTCTTATCTGCATTGACCACGTTCACGGCTCAACTCGGACACGTCCTCAGAGGCTGTTAGGCCAATCGCCTAAGATAAAATATTTCAGAACCGAGGACGATTACCTCTTTGGAGGGATTGCTCCTGAGCCGTCCTCTGAAAACATGAAGAAGGTAACTGAGGCGCTGAGAAGCTCCAATGCAAAGTTTAAACTTGGCGTTATCATGGATCCCGACGGCGATAGGATACGATTTACCGATGGCACCACAGAGCTTCCCATGAACTATTTTGGAGCGCTTGCGTTTCACTTTTTCTATAAATACAAGGGATTCAAAGGCGTTGTGACAAAGTCCGTTGCAACAAGCAATTTTGTAAACGCTATAGCTGAAAAACTAGGGGCCGGTATAAAAGAGACCATGGTCGGGTTTAAAAATTTCAGACCCTATCTATTATCAACATCTTCAGAGCGCGCTATCATAGCGTTTGAGGAAAGCGATGGAATATCGGGCTACAACCATACGCTTGAGAAAGACTCCATATTCGGATTTCTGGTAGCTTTGGAGATGATGGCAAAAACCGGCAAAAATATCGGAGATTACTTTAAAGACGTGCAGGAAGAGTTTGGGTACTTTTATCCAGATAGATCCGGCATAGTGGTTGATCGCTCACTGGTGGGTAAGCCTCTTGTTGAGAAATTATCTAAAATTCGGGAAACCATGCAGCCAGGCTCTAAGGTTACATTTGGAGACGCTACTAAAACTATTAAAACTGTAATTACGGTTGACGGCACAAAAATCGTCTTTGATGACGACTCGTGGCTTCTGATAAGACCCTCGGGCACAGAGCCAAAGGTCAGATTTTATATTGAAACCCGCTCTGAGGCTGAAAAAGACGTAATGTTTAAAAAAGCCGGGGAGATTACCAAAAACGCTATTGCCTCTTAG
- a CDS encoding addiction module toxin, HicA family gives MPKKLRVHSGKNVCEILSKHGFVKIRQKGSHVVMQKSIYQSTITVVVPNHRELQAGTLQSVIRQSGIPRSEFE, from the coding sequence TTGCCGAAGAAACTGCGTGTTCATTCGGGTAAAAATGTCTGTGAGATTCTTTCAAAGCATGGTTTCGTAAAGATAAGACAAAAAGGAAGCCATGTGGTAATGCAAAAGAGCATTTACCAGAGCACAATCACAGTTGTTGTTCCAAACCATAGAGAGTTACAAGCTGGCACTCTGCAGTCTGTTATTCGTCAATCTGGAATACCCCGCAGTGAATTTGAGTAA